The following coding sequences lie in one Arachis hypogaea cultivar Tifrunner chromosome 9, arahy.Tifrunner.gnm2.J5K5, whole genome shotgun sequence genomic window:
- the LOC112709696 gene encoding beta-glucuronosyltransferase GlcAT14C produces the protein MRNPKFPCRGMDYRLLCLLAFGVCLLLFGAIFSRLNLQIPNGSSYSKVTNKLQQFSSPKRVVRKGEGYPPSFAYWIIGTKGENKKILRLLKAIYHPRNQYLVQLDDESTESERIDLALSVKSHRVFEAFGNVDVIGSSYAINRMGSSSLSAPLHAAAILLRMNQHWDWFITLSASDYPIATQDDILHAFTFMPTYLNFIHYTNRTLRNEQRNMNQIVVDPSLHYEKSSPLFFAVESRETPDAFNIFLGSPWVILTRAFMEYCIQGWDNLPRKLLMFFSNVAYPLESYFHTVLCNSPEFQNTTLDINLRYSLWDTDPTESQLLDLSHYDTMLENGDAAFARPFGEGDLVLDKIDDLILNRSSNGLAQGEWCSSSIEDDEADLVCSIYGNIDSVKPSSYGIKLKTMLDEIVNNGVFRTRSCQFHKMG, from the exons ATGAGGAATCCAAAATTTCCATGCAGGGGAATGGATTATAGGCTATTATGCCTTCTAGCCTTTGGTGTTTGTTTGCTCTTGTTTGGAGCAATATTCTCAAGATTGAATCTTCAAATTCCAAATGGATCTTCCTATTCCAAAGTCACAAATAAGTTACAACAATTCAGTAGTCCTAAAAGAGTTGTAAGAAAGGGTGAAGGGTACCCTCCAAGTTTTGCATATTGGATCATTGGCACAAAAGGAGAAAACAAGAAGATTTTGAGGCTTTTGAAGGCTATATACCATCCAAGAAACCAGTATCTTGTTCAGCTTGATGATGAATCCACTGAGTCTGAGAGAATTGATTTGGCTCTCTCAGTTAAATCCCATAGAGTTTTTGAGGCATTTGGGAATGTTGATGTTATTGGGAGTAGTTATGCCATTAATAGGATGGGATCTTCTTCACTTTCTGCTCCTCTTCATGCTGCTGCTATTCTTCTTAGAATGAACCAACATTGGGATTGGTTCATAACCTTGAGCGCTTCGGATTATCCTATAGCGACTCAGGATG ATATCCTTCATGCTTTCACATTCATGCCAACATATCTCAATTTCATTCACTACACTAACAGGACACTTCGAAATGA GCAACGAAACATGAATCAAATAGTGGTAGATCCAAGTTTACATTATGAAAAGAGCAGTCCACTCTTCTTTGCTGTTGAGTCCAGAGAAACCCCAGATGCCTTTAACATATTCCTAG gTTCACCATGGGTGATTCTTACAAGAGCATTTATGGAATATTGCATCCAAGGTTGGGACAACTTACCAAGAAAACTACTAATGTTCTTCAGCAATGTGGCATACCCTCTTGAATCTTACTTCCACACTGTGTTGTGCAACTCACCAGAGTTCCAAAACACAACATTGGACATTAATCTAAGGTACAGTCTTTGGGACACTGATCCAACTGAGTCCCAATTGCTTGATTTGTCACACTATGACACAATGCTGGAAAATGGTGATGCTGCTTTTGCAAGACCATTTGGTGAAGGTGATCTTGTTCTTGATAAAATTGATGATTTGATTCTTAATCGTTCATCTAATGGATTGGCTCAGGGTGAGTGGTGTTCTTCAAGCATAGAAGATGATGAGGCAGATTTAGTGTGTTCAATATATGGCAACATTGATAGTGTAAAGCCAAGTTCTTATGGCATTAAGCTTAAGACTATGTTAGATGAAATTGTGAATAATGGGGTATTTAGAACTAGATCTTGCCAATTCCACAAAATGGGGTGA
- the LOC112709698 gene encoding uncharacterized protein, translated as MESDSSSSSRGHGGTKQSPPSQFSFLSLSLSLSLQHLILYSIFHHSNPFFSALKNPFFFCSSHRSNEHSLNPSKTSFCIFCQSKSSMEALLWSCGFIPKTQTKLNLSPHSYSLPRTHSCSITNPPPQFLKIKFTNHSQFQLLRLCALPSDLPTEPNEEEALNNNNNNIGFLSNETVPFSDPQENLSDSYSINKDKDEPLHSDMQWTTMTPGSGGGSRAGLFRTPISGGVQSATSAHGLPRPALAVRNLMEQARFAHLCTVMSRMHHRREGYPFGSLVDFAPDSMGHPIFSFSPLAIHTRNLLADPRCTLVVQIPGWSGLSNARVTIFGDIYPLPEDQQEWAHKQYIAKHQQGPSQQWGNFYYFRMQSISDIYFIGGFGTVAWVDVKEYETLQPDKIAVDGGEQNLKELNAIFSKPLKKLLSNDETEVDDAALISIDSKGTDIRVRQGAQFNIQRISFDEGQSVETLEEAKEALRKLIHRGKVYNLQK; from the exons ATGGAATCTGATTCTTCATCCTCATCCAGGGGCCACGGCGGAACAAAGCAGTCTCCACCATCCCAATTCTcattcctctctctttctctctctctctctctgcaacATTTGATTCTGTATTCTATATTCCATCATTCTAATCCATTCTTCTCTGCACTcaaaaaccctttttttttttgctcttcACATCGTTCTAATGAACACTCATTAAACCCTTCAAAAACCTCTTTTTGTATCTTCTGCCAATCCAAAAG TTCCATGGAAGCACTATTGTGGAGCTGCGGTTTCATCCCCAAAACCCAAACGAAGCTCAACTTATCTCCACACTCTTATTCACTTCCCCGCACTCATTCTTGTTCAATAACCAATCCACCACCTCAATTCCTCAAAATCAAATTCACCAATCACTCACAGTTTCAGCTTCTTCGTCTCTGTGCTCTCCCCAGTGATCTTCCCACCGAACCCaatgaagaagaagcactaaacaacaacaacaacaacattggCTTTCTTTCAAACGAAACGGTGCCGTTTTCTGACCCTCAG GAAAATTTAAGCGATTCCTATAGTATCAACAAAGATAAGGATGAGCCATTACATTCAGACATGCAATGGACAACTATGACTCCAGGATCTGGTGGGGGTTCCAGGGCCGGACTTTTCAGGACACCAATTTCTGGTGGTGTGCAGAGTGCAACCTCAGCTCACGGTCTACCTAGACCGGCCTTAGCAGTACGCAATTTGATGGAGCAG GCCAGATTTGCTCATTTGTGCACTGTAATGTCACGAATGCACCACCGACGAGAAGGATATCCATTTGGTTCCTTGGTTGACTTTGCACCAGATTCAATGGGCC AcccaatattttctttttcacctCTTGCAATTCACACAAGGAATTTGTTAGCTGACCCAAGATGCACGCTTGTAGTTCAG ATACCTGGATGGAGTGGCTTGTCCAATGCAAGGGTGACCATCTTTGGGGATATTTATCCACTTCCAGAAGATCAACAG GAATGGGCTCATAAGCAGTACATTGCGAAACATCAACAGGGGCCTTCTCAACAATGGGGCAACTTCTACTATTTTAGGATGCAGAGTATAAG TGACATATATTTCATTGGAGGCTTTGGTACTGTTGCTTGGGTGGATGTAAAGGAATATGAGACCCTTCAACCCGATAAGATTGCAGTTGATGGTGGTGAACAGAATCTAAAG GAACTCAATGCCATCTTCTCAAAGCCCCTAAAGAAGCTTCTATCCAATGATGAGACCGAGGTAGATGATGCCGCACTCATATCTATAGACAGCAAAGGGACTGATATAAGGGTCCGTCAAGGTGCCCAG TTCAACATTCAAAGGATATCATTTGATGAAGGACAGAGTGTAGAAACCTTAGAAGAAGCCAAAGAAGCTCTCCGGAAATTGATACACAGAGGAAAAGTGTACAATTTGCAGaaatga
- the LOC112709697 gene encoding F-box/kelch-repeat protein At1g51550, whose amino-acid sequence MGNGILSQVLQTNPALIFCLSGFFPTQAKLTCLFVAKSHNHRSIQQSKRASITMEEASASGNHSYSGSPITNIAQDHLLTILLLLPIDAIFSLSMTCKRLRAITSSDTLWKYLCKRDLGSSCVDALINSNSSSSSSSSIHNNNHHNNHHQFSWMRLYKQVYKMDSVTCHRFSEPQHGQLDFPSARASHSLNFVSNCLVLFGGGCEGGRHLDDTWVAYIGNDFRSMLRWQAVNSTSPSGRFGHTCVEMGDFLVLFGGINDRGNRQNDTWMGQVTYNENHSVAFSWKMLDVGAVAPPPRGAHAACSIDDKRMLIHGGIGLHGLRLGDTWVLEFSDSRCFGTWHQIVAQPSPAPRSGHTLTCIGQSRTILFGGRGLGYEVLGDVWMLDTCQGYLKWVPILYDLQGIPHSVSLPRVGHTATMVLGGRLLIYGGEDSYRHRKNDFWVLDVSAIPCTSMQHSTMSSSKRVKDKNMWKRWKSSGYEPLCRSFHRACVDHSGRFLYVFGGMVDGFLQPAEPSGLRFDRELFLVELVLQLRD is encoded by the exons ATGGGAAATGGAATTTTAAGCCAAGTACTTCAAACTAACCCTGCCTTAATTTTTTGTCTCTCTGGCTTCTTCCCAACACAAGCCAAACTAACATGCTTGTTTGTTGCAAAGAGTCATAACCATAGATCCATACAACAAAGTAAGAGAGCTTCTATTACCATGGAAGAAGCCAGTGCTAGTGGAAACCATAGTTATAGTGGATCACCAATAACCAACATAGCACAGGACCACCTCTTAACTATTCTTCTCCTCCTCCCCATAGATGCAATTTTCTCACTTTCCATGACCTGTAAGAGGCTCAGAGCTATAACTTCCTCTGATACCCTTTGGAAATATCTTTGCAAAAGGGACTTAGGTTCTTCATGTGTTGATGCACTCATCaattctaattcttcttcttcttcttcctcttccattCACAACAATAACCATCATAACAACCACCATCAGTTTTCATGGATGAGGCTCTACAAGCAAGTCTACAAGATGGATTCTGTTACTTGCCATAGATTTTCTGAGCCACAACATGGTCAATTGGATTTTCCAAGTGCTAGAGCCTCTCACTCTCTCAACTTTGTATCCAATTGTTTAGTTTTGTTTGGTGGTGGATGTGAAGGAG GACGACATCTTGATGACACATGGGTGGCATATATTGGTAACGATTTCCGGAGTATGCTGAGATGGCAAGCAGTGAATTCAACAAGTCCAAGTGGGAGATTTGGTCATACATGTGTGGAAATGGGtgatttccttgttctctttGGAGGAATCAACGACCGTGGCAACCGGCAAAATGATACATGGATGGGGCAAGTTACATACAATGAGAACCATAGTGTTGCATTCTCATGGAAGATGCTTGATGTTGGAGCAGTTGCTCCACCACCAAGAGGGGCTCATGCTGCTTGTAGCATAGATGACAAGAGAATGCTAATCCATGGTGGAATCGGCCTTCATGGCCTCCGGTTGGGTGACACATGGGTCTTGGAGTTCTCAGATAGCCGCTGCTTTGGCACATGGCATCAGATTGTAGCTCAACCATCGCCTGCACCTCGATCTGGCCACACACTGACTTGCATTGGACAAAGTAGGACAATTCTGTTTGGTGGCAGAGGCCTAGGCTATGAGGTTCTTGGTGATGTATGGATGTTGGATACATGCCAAGGATATCTAAAGTGGGTTCCAATACTATATGATCTGCAGGGCATACCACATAGTGTTTCGCTTCCACGAGTCGGACACACAGCTACCATGGTTTTGGGGGGTAGGTTGCTAATCTATGGAGGAGAAGACTCATACAGACACAGAAAAAATGATTTCTGGGTTTTGGATGTAAGTGCTATTCCTTGCACAAGTATGCAGCATTCTACAATGAGCTCATCTAAGAGAGTTAAAGACAAAAATATGTGGAAAAGGTGGAAGTCAAGCGGGTATGAACCCTTGTGTAGATCATTTCACCGTGCTTGCGTCGATCATTCAGGGCGTTTTCTGTATGTGTTCGGTGGAATGGTGGATGGTTTTCTTCAGCCTGCTGAACCCTCTGGACTCAGGTTTGATAGAGAACTCTTTCTTGTGGAGCTTGTGCTTCAACTTAGAGACTAG
- the LOC112709699 gene encoding kelch repeat-containing protein At3g27220 produces MVRASSVKVGSAKLVVICVGLLGFALVANFLWLSSSSSSSSFIVPTTTNITIAKHNNDAASSFGGEGRVLAAAYADLPAPQLKWQKMASAPVPRLDGAAIQINDLLFVFAGYGTIDLVHSHVDVYNFTTNTWGESFAMPKEMAHSHLGMVTDGRYIYIVTGQYGPQCRGPTAHTFVLDTKTRKWRDMPPLPVPRYAPATQLWRGRLHVMGGSKENRHTPGLEHWSLAVKDGKPLEKEWRSEIPIPRGGPHRSCVVVDDRLYVIGGQEGDFMAKPGSPIFKCSRRLEVVYGDVYMLDDEMKWKTLPSMPKPNSHIEFAWVVVNNSIVISGGTTEKHPVTKKMVLNGEVFQFNLNTLKWSVIGKLPFRVKTTLVGFWNGYLYFTSGQRDKGPDDPSPKKVIGEMYRTKLKLNV; encoded by the exons atggTTCGGGCTTCGTCGGTGAAGGTTGGGTCGGCCAAGCTCGTTGTTATCTGCGTCGGCCTCTTAGGTTTCGCCCTCGTCGCCAACTTCCTTTggctctcttcttcttcctcctcctcctctttcattGTTCCCACCACCACCAACATTACTATAGCAAAGCACAACAATGAtgctgcttcttcttttggaggAGAAGGAAGAGTGCTGGCTGCGGCTTACGCCGATTTGCCAGCTCCTCAATTGAAGTGGCAGAAGATGGCTTCCGCTCCTGTTCCTCGTCTCGACGGCGCCGCTATTCAGATCAACGATCTTCTCTTCGTCTTCGCTGGCTACGGCACCATTGATCTT GTACATTCACATGTTGATGTGTATAATTTTACCACGAATACTTGGGGAGAAAGTTTTGCCATGCCAAAAGAAATGGCACACTCACATTTGGGGATGGTGACAGATGGAAGATACATATATATTGTTACTGGACAGTATGGACCGCAGTGTAGAGGTCCTACGGCTCATACATTTGTGCTGGACACTAAAACAAGGAAATGGAGGGATATGCCTCCCTTGCCTGTCCCTAG ATATGCGCCAGCAACTCAACTTTGGAGGGGTAGACTGCATGTGATGGGTGGCAGTAAGGAAAATCGACATACACCTGGATTAGAACATTGGAGTCTTGCTGTGAAGGATGGAAAACCGTTAGAAAAAGAATGGAGAAGTGAGATACCCATTCCTCGTGGAGGTCCTCACAG GTCTTGTGTTGTGGTTGATGACCGTCTTTATGTTATTGGTGGTCAAGAAGGTGATTTTATGGCCAAACCAGGGTCACCTATTTTTAAGTGCTCACGCAGGCTAGAG GTAGTCTATGGTGATGTTTACATGTTGGATGATGAGATGAAATGGAAAACGTTACCATCAATGCCAAAACCAAACTCGCATATTGAATTTGCTTGGGTGGTTGTAAACAACTCCATTGTCATTTCTGGAGGCACAACAGAGAAGCATCCTGTAACCAAGAAGATGGTTTTAAATGGAGAAGTATTCCAGTTTAATTTGAATACTTTG AAGTGGTCAGTGATTGGGAAATTGCCATTCCGAGTGAAAACTACTCTAGTTGGATTTTGGAATGGTTATTTGTACTTCACCTCAGGACAAAGAGATAAGGGACCTGATGATCCATCACCGAAGAAAGTCATTGGAGAGATGtatagaacaaaattaaaattaaatgtgTGA
- the LOC112709700 gene encoding uncharacterized membrane protein At1g16860 isoform X1 has translation MGSRIPSHQLSNGLYVSGRPEQPKERTPTMTSTAMPYTGGDIKKSGELGKMFDIPVDGSKSRKSGPITGAPTRTGSFGGASSHSGPIQPNSAARAAYTSGPMTSGGMPGSTSLKKSNSGPLNKHGEPVKKSSGPQSGGVTPIGRQNSGPLTPVLPTTGLITSGPISSGPLNSSGAPRKVSGPLDATGSMKMQGSAVVNNQAVTVLSQGDEYSFRRNFPKAMLWLLILLFVMGFIAGGFILGAVSNATLLIVVVVLFCLVIASFTWNTFWGRRAIMGFIAHYPDSELRTAKNGQFVKVSGVVTCGNVPLESSFQKVPRCVYTSTSLYEYRGWDSKAANPTHRRFTWGLRLLERRVVDFYISDFQSGLRALVKTGHGARVTPYVDDSVLINVNPTKEELSPEFLRWLGERNLSSDDRIMRLEEGYIKEGSTVSVMGVVQRNENVLMIVPPPEPITTGCQWARCIFPASLEGIVLRCEDTSKTDVIPV, from the exons ATGGGCTCCAGAATTCCATCTCATCAGCTCAGCAATGGCCTCTATGTATCAGGCCGGCCAGAGCAGCCTAAAGAAAGGACTCCAACTATGACCTCAACGGCTATGCCATATACTGGTGGAGACATAAAAAAGTCAGGAGAATTGGGGAAAATGTTTGACATCCCAGTTGATGGCTCCAAATCTCGGAAATCTGGACCAATAACTGGTGCTCCTACTCGGACGGGGTCATTTGGAGGAGCCAGTTCACATTCTGGACCAATCCAGCCCAATTCTGCTGCTCGGGCAGCCTATACTTCAGGTCCAATGACTTCTGGGGGCATGCCTGGTTCAACTTCGCTAAAGAAATCTAATTCCGGACCATTGAATAAGCATGGGGAACCTGTTAAAAAATCTTCAGGTCCTCAGTCAGGTGGAGTAACACCTATTGGGCGTCAAAATTCTGGACCTCTGACTCCTGTTCTTCCAACGACAGGTCTTATTACATCTGGGCCTATATCGTCTGGCCCTCTAAACTCTTCCGGGGCCCCTCGGAAAGTCTCTGGTCCTTTGGATGCGACGGGTTCAATGAAGATGCAAGGTTCTGCTGTAGTTAACAATCAAGCTGTGACGGTTCTCAGTCAAGGTGATGAGTATTCCTTCAGGAGGAACTTTCCAAAGGCGATGTTATGGTTATTAATTCTGCTTTTTGTGATGGGTTTCATTGCTGGCGGTTTTATTCTTGGAGCTGTAAGCAATGCAACCCTCCTTATTGTGGTTGTGGTTCTCTTTTGCTTAGTTATTGCATCTTTCACTTGGAATACTTTTTGGGGAAGAAGAGCTATTATGGGTTTCATCGCTCACTATCCGGACTCCGAGCTCAGAACTGCTAAAAATGGACAATTTGTGAAAGTTTCCGGG GTTGTTACCTGCGGCAATGTGCCTCTTGAGTCATCCTTCCAGAAAGTCCCTAGATGTGTATATACCTCGACAAGTTTGTATGAATATCGAGGATGGGATTCAAAAGCTGCCAATCCTACACACCGCCGGTTTACCTGGGGCCTTAGATTGCTTGAA AGGCGtgtggttgacttttacatctcGGATTTCCAATCTGGTTTAAGAGCACTGGTTAAGACGGGGCACGGAGCAAGGGTGACCCCTTACGTCGATGACTCGGTTCTCATCAATGTAAATCCAACCAAAGAAGAACTGTCTCCGGAGTTCCTCCGTTGGTTGGGAGAGCGAAATCTTTCAAGCGATGACCGGATCATGCGCCTGGAAGAAGG ATACATCAAAGAAGGTAGCACGGTAAGCGTGATGGGGGTTGTGCAGAGGAATGAGAATGTGCTTATGATTGTTCCTCCGCCGGAGCCGATAACTACCGGTTGCCAATGGGCCAGGTGCATCTTCCCGGCTAGCCTCGAGGGCATCGTTCTAAGATGTGAAGACACGTCGAAAACCGATGTCATACCAGTTTAA
- the LOC112709700 gene encoding uncharacterized membrane protein At1g16860 isoform X2, with product MGSRIPSHQLSNGLYVSGRPEQPKERTPTMTSTAMPYTGGDIKKSGELGKMFDIPVDGSKSRKSGPITGAPTRTGSFGGASSHSGPIQPNSAARAAYTSGPMTSGGMPGSTSLKKSNSGPLNKHGEPVKKSSGPQSGGVTPIGRQNSGPLTPVLPTTGLITSGPISSGPLNSSGAPRKVSGPLDATGSMKMQGSAVVNNQAVTVLSQVIASFTWNTFWGRRAIMGFIAHYPDSELRTAKNGQFVKVSGVVTCGNVPLESSFQKVPRCVYTSTSLYEYRGWDSKAANPTHRRFTWGLRLLERRVVDFYISDFQSGLRALVKTGHGARVTPYVDDSVLINVNPTKEELSPEFLRWLGERNLSSDDRIMRLEEGYIKEGSTVSVMGVVQRNENVLMIVPPPEPITTGCQWARCIFPASLEGIVLRCEDTSKTDVIPV from the exons ATGGGCTCCAGAATTCCATCTCATCAGCTCAGCAATGGCCTCTATGTATCAGGCCGGCCAGAGCAGCCTAAAGAAAGGACTCCAACTATGACCTCAACGGCTATGCCATATACTGGTGGAGACATAAAAAAGTCAGGAGAATTGGGGAAAATGTTTGACATCCCAGTTGATGGCTCCAAATCTCGGAAATCTGGACCAATAACTGGTGCTCCTACTCGGACGGGGTCATTTGGAGGAGCCAGTTCACATTCTGGACCAATCCAGCCCAATTCTGCTGCTCGGGCAGCCTATACTTCAGGTCCAATGACTTCTGGGGGCATGCCTGGTTCAACTTCGCTAAAGAAATCTAATTCCGGACCATTGAATAAGCATGGGGAACCTGTTAAAAAATCTTCAGGTCCTCAGTCAGGTGGAGTAACACCTATTGGGCGTCAAAATTCTGGACCTCTGACTCCTGTTCTTCCAACGACAGGTCTTATTACATCTGGGCCTATATCGTCTGGCCCTCTAAACTCTTCCGGGGCCCCTCGGAAAGTCTCTGGTCCTTTGGATGCGACGGGTTCAATGAAGATGCAAGGTTCTGCTGTAGTTAACAATCAAGCTGTGACGGTTCTCAGTCAAG TTATTGCATCTTTCACTTGGAATACTTTTTGGGGAAGAAGAGCTATTATGGGTTTCATCGCTCACTATCCGGACTCCGAGCTCAGAACTGCTAAAAATGGACAATTTGTGAAAGTTTCCGGG GTTGTTACCTGCGGCAATGTGCCTCTTGAGTCATCCTTCCAGAAAGTCCCTAGATGTGTATATACCTCGACAAGTTTGTATGAATATCGAGGATGGGATTCAAAAGCTGCCAATCCTACACACCGCCGGTTTACCTGGGGCCTTAGATTGCTTGAA AGGCGtgtggttgacttttacatctcGGATTTCCAATCTGGTTTAAGAGCACTGGTTAAGACGGGGCACGGAGCAAGGGTGACCCCTTACGTCGATGACTCGGTTCTCATCAATGTAAATCCAACCAAAGAAGAACTGTCTCCGGAGTTCCTCCGTTGGTTGGGAGAGCGAAATCTTTCAAGCGATGACCGGATCATGCGCCTGGAAGAAGG ATACATCAAAGAAGGTAGCACGGTAAGCGTGATGGGGGTTGTGCAGAGGAATGAGAATGTGCTTATGATTGTTCCTCCGCCGGAGCCGATAACTACCGGTTGCCAATGGGCCAGGTGCATCTTCCCGGCTAGCCTCGAGGGCATCGTTCTAAGATGTGAAGACACGTCGAAAACCGATGTCATACCAGTTTAA